Proteins from a single region of Urocitellus parryii isolate mUroPar1 chromosome 4, mUroPar1.hap1, whole genome shotgun sequence:
- the LOC113198787 gene encoding LOW QUALITY PROTEIN: membrane-spanning 4-domains subfamily A member 12 (The sequence of the model RefSeq protein was modified relative to this genomic sequence to represent the inferred CDS: inserted 1 base in 1 codon) encodes MYPGAHETTPNPYPSSSYGAPGSQQHPSPINPGNQAQGGQPYFVAAPGIIPSNQLGQGNVQMISPATGTVPTNFKESKTLGGIQIVIGSMHIGFGIILGLLSYSTTQYWGFGSFTFISGYPFWGGICFIISGSLSITTFKEFSPCLIKSSLGMNIVSSIFSLIGAILLLLDLCINGLVSQAYWAVISGKGISAMLMIFSLLEFCITCATAHFAKQMVTNTSGSVLVIPAVYANNPXTQESSSAPPRNDGYPVYAPKD; translated from the exons ATGTACCCTGGAGCACATGAAACCACCCCCAATCCTTACCCATCGAGCAGCTACGGGGCTCCTGGGTCTCAGCAACATCCGAGTCCAATAAACCCAGGAAACCAAGCTCAAGGTGGGCAGCCTTACTTCGTGGCAGCTCCGGGAATCATTCCTAGCAATCAGCTGGGTCAAGGAAACGTACAAATGATAAGTCCAGCTACAGGAACAGTACCAACAAACTTCAAAGAATCAAAGACACTGGGG gGAATCCAGATTGTGATTGGATCAATGCACATTGGCTTTGGAATTATTTTGGGCCTTCTGAGCTACTCTACTACACAATATTGGGGTTTTGGCTCCTTCACTTTTATTAGTGGATATCCATTCTGGGGTGGAATCTGT tTCATTATTTCTGGATCACTCTCTATAACAACATTCAAGGAATTTTCCCCTTGCCTG ATAAAAAGCAGCCTGGGAATGAACATTGTGAgttctatcttttctctaattggGGCGATTCTGTTGTTACTGGACCTGTGCATCAATGGCCTCGTTTCTCAGGCCTACTGGGCAGTG ATTTCTGGGAAAGGAATTTCAGCCATGCTGATGATTTTCTCCCTCTTGGAGTTCTGCATAACTTGTGCCACAGCCCATTTTGCCAAGCAAATGGTCACCAACACCAGTGGG TCTGTCCTGGTCATTCCAGCTGTGTATGCAAACAACC TGACACAAGAGTCTTCCTCAGCTCCTCCGAGAAATGATGGGTACCCAGTTTATGCCCctaaagattaa